The Carassius gibelio isolate Cgi1373 ecotype wild population from Czech Republic chromosome B9, carGib1.2-hapl.c, whole genome shotgun sequence genome includes a region encoding these proteins:
- the dbr1 gene encoding lariat debranching enzyme produces MKVAVEGCCHGELDKIYESISYLENKEGVKVDLLLCCGDFQAVRNEGDMKCMAVPVKYRHMQTFYKYYSGEKKAPVLTIFIGGNHEASNHLQELPYGGWVAPNIYYLGYAGIVRFKGVRIGGLSGIFKSHDYKKGHFEFPPYSPDSLRSVYHIRNIDVFKLKQIKMPIDIFMTHDWPRGIYYYGNTNQLLRQKKFLRQEVESGTLGSPAAAELLDHLQPTYWFSAHLHVKFAALMQHEAEKNAAPKITKFLSLDKCLPHRDFLQIVEVADRPGSSEHLEYDPEWLAILKATDSLQKPSCNFWNPPQDNGLHTRWDFSASEEAMMEVMSDLSGDLCIPENFSLTVPAYDPSCPQPNAHPVYSTNPQTTELCATLGLTDIYILAGKAYGEEGATGVTEEEEDGDSTGSIDEPSEYPTDTSGLSSSYNPDEITIEDEWEEEEDEGVECTEGKGTDAVVPEGQVGSQDSDRDSSPQREMANRLILPPPCSTPESEAPLRSLRPLSLPPPSASLSQGSSEEEGGLTPARVPKRTSGETTQGSASHTGGTPQIKRRNQSIYTAVEDEESEG; encoded by the exons ATGAAGGTGGCAGTAGAAGGCTGTTGTCACGGAGAGCTGGATAAGATCTATGAGAGCATCAGTTACCTGGAAAATAAAGAAGGCGTGAAGGTGGATCTGCTGTTGTGCTGCGGAGACTTCCAGGCGGTCAGAAATGAAGGAGACATGAAGTGCATGGCGGTGCCTGTCAAGTACAGACACATGCAAACCTTCTACAA GTACTACTCTGGTGAGAAAAAGGCTCCTGTCCTGACGATTTTCATTGGCGGAAACCACGAGGCGTCAAACCATCTGCAGGAGCTTCCGTATGGAGGCTGGGTGGCCCCCAACATCTATTACCTGG GTTATGCAGGGATTGTTCGCTTTAAAGGTGTACGGATTGGTGGTCTTTCGGGAATATTTAAATCTCATGATTACAAGAAAG GACACTTTGAGTTCCCACCATACAGCCCAGATTCTTTGCGCAGTGTGTACCACATAAGAAACATTGATGTCTTCAAACTTAAACAG ATCAAGATGCCCATAGACATCTTCATGACCCATGATTGGCCACGAGGCATTTATTACTATGGCAACACAAACCAGCTTCTGCGCCAGAAGAAGTTCCTCAGACAGGAAGTAGAGAGCGGCACCTTGGGCAGCCCTGCTGCTGCAGAGCTTCTGGACCACCTGCAGCCCACATACTGGTTTTCAGCTCACCTGCACGTGAAGTTCGCTGCACTGATGCAGCACGAG GCTGAGAAAAATGCTGCCCCAAAGATCACCAAGTTTCTTTCACTTGACAAGTGTCTTCCACATAGAGACTTTCTTCAG ATTGTGGAGGTAGCAGACCGACCGGGCTCCTCGGAGCACCTTGAGTATGATCCAGAATGGCTGGCCATCTTGAAAGCGACAGACAGCCTTCAGAAACCATCCTGCAATTTCTGGAACCCACCACAAGACAACGGACTACACACCAG GTGGGATTTCAGTGCATCAGAAGAAGCTATGATGGAGGTCATGAGTGATTTGAGCGGTGACCTTTGCATCCCTGAAAATTTCAGCCTGACGGTGCCCGCTTATGACCCCAGCTGCCCACAGCCCAATGCCCACCCGGTCTACTCCACCAACCCCCAAACCACAGAGCTGTGTGCCACCCTCGGCCTGACAGACATCTACATCCTGGCTGGGAAGGCTTACGGAGAGGAGGGTGCCACAGGTGTGACTGAAGAAGAGGAGGATGGGGACAGCACAGGGAGTATAGACGAACCCAGTGAGTACCCCACTGACACCTCTGGCCTCTCCAGCTCCTATAATCCTGATGAAATCACCATTGAGGACGAatgggaggaggaagaggatgagggaGTAGAATGTACCGAGGGGAAAGGGACCGATGCAGTGGTTCCAGAAGGGCAAGTAGGGAGCCAGGACAGCGATAGAGACAGCAGTCCCCAGCGAGAGATGGCCAATAGACTGATCTTACCTCCCCCATGTTCCACACCAGAATCAGAGGCTCCACTACGCTCCTTGCGGCCGCTTTCTCTTCCCCCTCCTTCAGCATCCCTCTCTCAGGGCAGCTCAGAAGAGGAGGGGGGCCTTACACCAGCCAGGGTCCCCAAACGCACCAGCGGGGAGACTACACAGGGGTCAGCAAGTCATACAGGTGGCACACCTCAAATCAAACGGAGAAACCAGAGTATCTACACAGCAGTAGAAGATGAAGAGAGTGAGGGCTAG
- the rab5b gene encoding ras-related protein Rab-5B has protein sequence MNTRGTGRANGSLPQTKICQFKLVLLGDMAVGKSSLVLRFVKGQFDEFQETTIGAAFLAQSVCLDDTTVKFEIWDTAGQERYHSLAPMYYRGAQAAIVVFDITKPETFERAKAWVKELQRQASPNIVIALSGNKSDLAEKRLVEYEEAQTYAEDTGLLFMETSAKTAMNVNELFLAIAKKMPKTDTQNPTHAARHRGVNLQDPDAQSTRSCCGN, from the exons ATGAACACTCGTGGGACCGGCAGGGCCAATGGAAGCCTACCGCAGACCAAGATCTGCCAGTTCAAATTGGTGCTGCTGGGAGACATGGCTGTCGGCAAGTCCAGCCTGGTGCTGCGCTTTGTTAAGGGCCAGTTTGATGAGTTTCAGGAGACCACCATTGGAG CTGCGTTCTTGGCACAGTCTGTTTGTCTGGATGACACTACAGTGAAGTTTGAGATTTGGGACACGGCTGGACAGGAGCGCTACCACAGCTTGGCCCCCATGTACTACCGTGGAGCCCAGGCGGCTATTGTAGTTTTTGACATCACCAAGCCT GAAACATTTGAGCGAGCGAAGGCTTGGGTGAAAGAGCTGCAGCGGCAGGCCAGTCCCAACATCGTCATCGCTCTCTCAGGAAACAAGTCTGACTTAGCGGAAAAGAGACTCGTGGAGTATGAG GAAGCCCAGACATATGCAGAAGACACAGGCTTGCTTTTCATGGAAACCTCTGCCAAGACTGCAATGAATGTAAACGAGTTGTTCCTGGCCATTG CAAAAAAGATGCCAAAAACAGACACCCAAAACCCCACGCATGCTGCCCGACACAGGGGGGTAAACCTGCAGGACCCAGATGCACAGTCCACTCGAAGCTGCTGTGGGAACTAA
- the tbccd1 gene encoding TBCC domain-containing protein 1, whose protein sequence is MDKYTACVWPRLEPFLIGVLPATPPSKFSMHYLRKMACYVRTRDGCFPRLGWHMWRHIACGKLQLAEELAWLYFETFDLLMPRSAEQRLEWAEALSQCHTPKELDRQRCKLSVDTLQFLLFLYLQQLNRISLRTSLIGEEWPSPRSQSPSSSSERDTKINSQNKNWDDQAHLTFIQTHLSELLELLVEPGQLSSSGQLLRDSQLTSEALESLSLLLEGSVSHSRTVHPIHKLLSRSPLQSQAGFSKLSRSYSLQQFQGFLHQALCLNPFGISTCSESGKKLAWALQVEGTLKKAKIFRNAHMAPPGSRLLLMSQVCKQTLAKDSEKLNNANIKLHRCSEAFIYLLSPLRSVTLDKCRNSTVVLGPVGTSVHIQSCENVRLVCVAGRLTVGGSSHCTIHALTPTRPLLLPGNVSLTLGPFHTHYPTLEDHMASVGLAVVPNLWDQPLLFGAEGSATDTGCYRIQPPAEFYPLVIPFQMEGDNCEIPWGLPADYQKAMESREKTIEDWQKTVKEAHLNKVQRRQFQALVEQKFHEWLLETGQRQELDSLLPPALTPSTSVDHWPSSHTSNSGPTVLKEQQPEQAMGRAPTVC, encoded by the exons ATGGACAAATACACAGCATGTGTATGGCCACGTCTGGAGCCCTTCCTGATCGGGGTGCTTCCTGCCACACCCCCAAGCAAGTTCAGCATGCATTATCTGCGCAAGATGGCTTGTTATGTTCGGACACGGGACGGCTGCTTCCCCAGGCTTGGATGGCACATGTGGCGACACATCGCTTGTGGCAAACTGCAGCTGGCAGAGGAGCTTGCCTGGCTGTATTTTGAAACTTTTGATCTGTTGATGCCTCGTTCTGCAGAGCAGAGATTAGAATGGGCAGAAGCTCTGTCCCAGTGCCACACTCCTAAGGAGCTTGACAGGCAGCGTTGTAAG CTGTCAGTGGACACTCTGCAATTTCTACTCTTCCTGTATCTACAGCAACTAAATCGAATATCTCTCCGCACCTCACTGATTGGAGAAGAGTGGCCTAGTCCCAGATCACAATCTCCCTCTTCCTCGTCTGAGAGAGACACCAAAATAAACTCCCAAAATAAG AACTGGGACGACCAGGCTCATCTTACTTTCATCCAGACACACTTGTCTGAGCTTTTGGAGTTGCTAGTGGAGCCAGGCCAGCTGAGCAGTTCAGGACAGCTCCTGCGTGACAGCCAGCTCACTTCAGAGGCCTTGGAAAGCCTCAGTTTGTTGCTGGAAGGATCTGTGAGCCATAGCCGTACCGTGCACCCAATCCACAAGCTCCTCAGCCGCTCGCCACTGCAGTCCCAGGCAGGATTCTCCAAACTCAGTCGCTCCTACTCTCTGCAGCAGTTCCAGGGGTTTCTGCATCAGGCCCTTTGCCTCAATCCCTTTGGCATCTCCACCTGCTCTGAGTCGGGAAAGAAACTGGCGTGGGCACTGCAAG tagAGGGCACCCTAAAGAAAGCCAAAATATTCAGAAATGCCCACATGGCTCCTCCGGGAAGTCGACTGTTGCTCATGTCGCAGGTTTGCAAGCAGACATTAGCCAAAGACTCTGAAAAGCTGAACAATGCCAACATCAAGCTCCACCGTTGCAGTGAGGCTTTCATCTACCTTCTCTCTCCTCTGAG ATCTGTGACCTTGGATAAGTGCAGGAACAGTACAGTGGTTCTCGGCCCGGTGGGGACCAGTGTCCACATTCAGAGCTGTGAGAATGTTCGTCTGGTGTGTGTGGCCGGCCGTCTGACCGTAGGCGGCTCTTCTCATTGTACAATCCATGCCCTCACCCCTACTCGACCCCTTCTCCTACCTGGGAATGTGTCTCTCACACTGGGCCCCTTCCACACACATTATCCCACTCTAGAGGACCACATGGCTAGTGTGGGCCTAGCTGTGGTTCCCAACTTATGGGACCAACCTCTGCTGTTTGGAGCCGAGGGTTCCGCTACAGACACTGGCTGCTACCGCATCCAGCCCCCTGCTGAGTTTTACCCGCTGGTGATACCCTTTCAAATGGAGGGGGATAACTGTGAGATCCCTTGGGGCCTGCCAGCGGACTACCAGAAGGCCATGGAGAGCCGAGAGAAGACGATAGAAGATTGGCAGAAGACTGTGAAGGAAGCACACCTAAACAA GGTCCAGAGGCGGCAGTTTCAGGCCTTAGTGGAGCAGAAGTTTCATGAGTGGTTGCTTGAGACGGGACAAAGACAAGAGCTTGACAGCCTCCTCCCTCCTGCTCTCACCCCTTCCACCTCTGTGGACCACTGGCCTTCCAGCCACACCTCCAACTCTGGACCAACTGTACTCAAAGAACAACAGCCTGAACAAGCAATGGGACGGGCGCCAACTGTTTGCTAA